The following is a genomic window from Bacillus sp. FJAT-52991.
TTTACCGTGGTTCTTCTTACCAAGGCGCTCAACGACACCTGATGCAAAGCTACCACGCATTTTCTCGACGCCATCTACTTCAGATGCAGCGATTCCTGCAATAACTTCAATGACTTCAGGAGCAATTTCAATTCGGCCCATGCCATTATCTCCATTGCTCATTTCTAAAACTTGATTAACTTGGCTATTTTCTGCCATCAATCAACACCTCCGTGTTAAATTGTTTATGACTTCATCACTTCATACATTTCAAGGAATTTCGTGTTGAATTCTCCTTCAACAAACTTTTCATGATCAAGTAACTGTAAGTGGAAAGGAATAGTTGTATGAACTCCTTCAATCACAAATTCGCTTAACGCACGTTTCATTCGGGCAATCGCTTCCTCCCGAGTCGATCCAAACGTGATTAGTTTAGCAATCATGGAATCATAAAATGGTGGAATCATATAGCCCGGGTAAACAGCTGAGTCTACACGAACTCCAAAGCCTCCAGGTGGCATATAAGCCGTAATGCGACCAGGAGATGGCATAAAGTTCTTTTCCGGGTTTTCTGCATTAATTCGGCATTCAATCGACCAACCATTAAACTCTACATCTTGTTGTTTAAGAGCAAGTTCTTTACCAGATGCCACGCGAATCTGTTCTTTAATCAAGTCCACACCTGTAACCATTTCCGTCACTGGATGTTCTACTTGAATTCGTGTGTTCATTTCCATGAAATAAAACTCTCTATGATTATAATCATAAATAAATTCTACCGTTCCTGCACCTGTATATTCAACTGCTTGCGCCGCTTTAACTGCTGCATTTCCCATCTCTTCACGAACTTTAGCATCAAGAGCTGGGGAAGGAGTTTCCTCAAGCAATTTTTGCATACGACGTTGAATAGTGCAATCCCGTTCACCTAAGTGAATCACATTTCCATGTGTATCTGCAAGTACTTGAATTTCAACATGTCGAAAATCTTCAATAAATTTTTCTAAATAGACGCCTGGATTTCCAAACGCTGTTGCCGCTTCCTGCTGAGTCATGTTAATGCCTTTTACTAATTCCTGTTCATCGCGAGCTACACGAATCCCTTTACCTCCACCACCGGCTGTTGCTTTAATAATAACCGGATAGCCAATTCCCTCAGCAATGGACATTCCTTCTTCAACCGATTTAATAATGCCATCAGAACCAGGCACAATCGGTACACCAGCTTTCTCCATCGTGTCACGCGCTACATCTTTCGTTCCCATCTGAGTAATAGCTTCAGGAGATGGACCTACAAAAATGATGTTGCATTCACGACAAAGCTCCGCGAAATCTGCGTTTTCTGCTAAAAATCCATAGCCCGGATGGATCGCATCACAATTTGTTAATTTGGCTACACTAATAATATTAGTGAAATTTAAATAACTGTCCTTTGAAGCAGTAGGTCCAATACAGAAAGCTTCATCTGCCAATTGCACATGGAGAGCTTCTTTATCTGCTTCAGAATAGACAGCCACCGTTTCAACATCAAGTTCTTTGCAGGCGCGAATAATACGCACAGCAATTTCCCCACGGTTGGCGATCAATAACTTTTTAATCATTCCGATCTCTCCTTATAAAGGCTTTACTAAAAATAACGGTTGACCGTATTCAACTAATTGTCCATCTTTTACAAGAATTTCTACAATTTCGCCTTCCACTTCCGCTTCAATTTCGTTAAAAAGCTTCATTGCTTCCACGATACAAACAACGGTTTCATCAGATACTTTTGATCCTGGTTTTACATATACATCTGCATCAGGAGATGGTGACTGATAGAATGTCCCTACCATTGGAGAAGTAATTTTATGTAAGTTCTCAGCATTTTCCACTACTTTTGGTGCTTCTGGCGCTGGTACTTCTTGAACAGCAGGCTTTACTTCCGTTTTTTCAATTTGGACAGGAGCAGCTTCTACTTTTGGCGCTTCTTCTTGTACATCTTTAACCACAGAGTATGTCACTCCTGTGTTTTTTTTCATTTTTACTTTACTACCTTCAGATTCAAACACAAATTCTTCAATATTGGACTGATCCACAAGCTTAATAAGTTCTCTTATTTCCTGTACTTTCATTTCTGACACCCCTTGAAAAATTATGACTAGATAATAACATCTTACGATAATACCTAGTAAGAATTCAACTTTTAACTTTTAATTAATAAATAGAATTCTATCCATATATTTTATCCCTTTTCTAGCAAATATGAAATAATAATTTTTTCTAATATTTTTTCAATTCTCTTAATTGATAATAAAAAAGAGCTATCTTAAAAACAAAAGGAACCCTCTCAACGAAACAACATCTAGTATTTGATCAACTGAACATATATCTAGACATTGTGATTTACGTGTAAGGTTCTCTTTTTCCAAGACAGCTCTAGCTTTTGATTTTTACGTTATTTCACCGTTTGAAATTCCACTGCAACAGGTTGCTTTCCCAGCTCGTCCCGTACTAAGCGAATAATTTCATTGGCTGCCGCTGCGGAATGTTTTTCTGCTTTAACGGTGATTCTAACATTCGTTCCATCTGCGCGAACGAGAGCATCTTTATATCCTTTCGATTTAATTAGTGTTTCTAACACATTTTCTTTCGTTGCTAATTCTGTTAATTTTTCCATTTCTTCATAGGCATTATTTTTATCTTCAGCCGAAAGATCTGATGAAGCTACTTTCGCTGTTAAATCCTCTTTCAACTTGTTTCTTTCGTCCTCCATTTCTAATCGAAGAAGATCAAATGCCTCATCTCCTGCAGCTTCTGTCACCACTTCTACTTGTTGATCACTCGCTGTCCCATTAGTTTCTTGAGGCATTTGTCCAGTTAATTCATTTGTCTCTCCTACTTGATTTTTCTTCGAGACGACATCAGGTGAAAGCTGGTCCGGAGAAGTAATGTAGTAGACAGATAATACGACAACTAGGCTAATCATGGTTAGCAACCAAACTGTTTGTTTTTTCAATAGCATTTTAAGCTTCCTCCTTTGGTTTTTTCGGCATGACTGCTACGCGATGGCTCGGCACATGAAGGACCTTTGTAACCGATTCAATCACCCATTTCTTCACTTGGATATTTTCTACTCCCTCTGCTACGACCAATACTCCACGTATCTCTGGCTTTTTCATTTCTAGTATGACGGGAGCGTTCTTATTTTCTTCTTCCATCATCACTAATTCCTCTTCTCTCGTTTGATCAATGATCGTTCTTTCTCCACCTTTCTTATCGATTTCTTTCGTTTCTTGGGATTTGACAGCTGTGTTTTTTTCTAGCACTTTTTGTTCACTAGCTTCTATATTGACTACAACTGTCACATTACTGACACCAGCCATTTCCTCAAGCGCAGATTGTAGTTTTTTTTCATAGTCCTGCTCATAATCGCTTGTTGAGGGTTGAATCGGCGCATTCTTTTGTCCAGATGCTTCTTCACTACGTACTTGATGATCTTGATTGATTACAGGTAGGTCTCCTCTTTCCTTCAAATCACTAAAAAGCATCATTCCCATGCCAAGGATAGCCACAATCACCATCCATTTTGCTTTATTTGCCGCTTTCTCCTCTCCGCTTTTTTTAGATGGGATTAAGGACTGAAGCCATTCCAACGGATTTTTCCGATTACTCAAGGCTGTCCCCCTCCTCTACCATATGAATATTCAGTTGCTCGGTTGGAATATTCCACTTTTTCGAGAGAAAATCGACGAGCAGCTGATCTTCCTTCCGATCCATATTTCTTTTAGAAGGGGGATCGATCACGACTTCATCTATCGTTGTGGAAGATTCCTTCGCATGTATAGAGGCCATATACACATCTACTTGTGCGATATCTGCAGGCGTGTATTCTCCCCATTTGTGAACCTCAATATTTAAATCTATTATTTGTTTTTGAAATTGATTCTTTAATTCGTTTTCCACTTGAGTGCGTAATTGCTGTTCTGTATTTTTCAATATATAGAGTTGTTTAGTAGACTCTAAGTGATCTTGTTTGACCGTCAGCTCCTGCTCTAACTTTTCATCTTTTGCTTGTTTAGCCACCCAGTCATATAGCTCTTGCTCTATATCAACAGAAAACAAGCTCCACATCGGATTGAGCATAACTAATAATAAAAGCAATCCCATTACGACCCTAGCGTATTTCTGAAACTGCGAAGTCGGCAATAGCATGTCCACCACAGCTGCAAGCAGAATAAAAGCGAGCACTTTACTTAGCCAGTCCATTATAAATGCCATTAGTCTCGGTCCCTTCCTTAGCGAATCATCATTGATAAATTACTTGCAGATACGAGAATTACAATCGATAAAAAGAACATGAAGGAGACAATGACGAGAGCGGCTAAAACATAGGTCATATTTTTGCTGATGATGTCGAGACAATCGACCACCATTTTATCCCCAAGTGGCTGCAAAATAGCCGCTGAGATTTTATAGATCATGATTAGGACGAATATTTTTAAAGCTGGAAAGGCAATGATTAACAACAGCATCCCGGCTCCCGCGAGACCAATGGTGTTTTTCAACAATAAAGAAGCACTCATCACCGTGTCTGCCGCTTCTGTAAACATCCTTCCAACAACAGGTATAAAATTTCCAGCTAGAAATTTTGCAGCTCGAATAGCGAGTCCATCAGATACAGCCGCTGCCGTTCCCTGAATGGAAACAACCGCTAAATAAATCGCCATAAAAACACTTAACAAGCCGATACTAAAGCGTCGAAGCAAATCCGCAAGCTTGGTGGCTTGATAATGTTCAGAAAAAAGACTAACTAAGCTAATTAATGTGGCAAAAAACAACAGAGGTAAAACCACTTTTTGGATTAATATCGAGCTAATATTCATTAAAAAAAGTAAAAATGGATGAAACAGCGTGGCCGAAATCGTTCCTCCAGTCGTGGCCAACAGAGCGAGCAGGATAGGGACAAGCGCAAGCAAAAATTGAATCATCCCATCGACCGCTTCCATCGCATAATCCATCGTTAAGCGAAAACTATTTAAAGCGATAATCATAAGAACCATCAACACAATGCCATAAGCCGTCTTACTTACCATCCCTTGTTCAAAGGCATTTTGGAGGATTTGAAGAAAGACGGAAAACACCGTTAACAAAATAAGTGTTCCTAGCAATTTGCCATTCGCTGTCAGTTCATGAAAGGTAAAAGACACAAACCCTTTTGCCCACTCGTCTAACGAAATCGATTGTCCATTTTCTAAAAGACTTGGCAAGGACTCTCGCTTCGTTTCTGGCAAATACTGTCCGTAAGTTTTCACGATGTGATCCCATTGAGCGGAAAGATCCTCCAATCCTAAATGCTGCAACTGCTCCTTCGCCATTCCATCTAAATCGATTTGCTCCTCCTCCATCTCCGCTTGAACACTATAAGAGGCTGATACAACAAAAATGAGGAACAAAAGAGCTGACTTTAACTGTTGCTTCATAAACATCCACCACCATTACTAGCGCTTTGATTAATTCGGAAGCATCGACAAAATGGTTTCAATTAAAAGTGTTAAAATCGGAACAGCCATCGATAAAATGATAACTTTACCTGCAAGCTCCATTTTGGCTGCTAATGCTTCTTGTCCGGCATCCTTTGTCATTTGAGCAGCGAATTCAGCAATATAAGCAATTCCAATAATTTTCAACATCGTTTCAACATAAACAAGTTCTACTTCCGCACGAGCAGCCAGCTTCTTGATCATTAAAATAATCTCGGCGATTTGATCAGCTAAAAACAAAAATAGGCTACTGCCGACAAATAGCACAAGCAAAAAAGTAAAAGCTGGCTGTTGCTCCTCAAGTAACAGAACAAAAAATACGGCAACAAGAACTATTGCGGCTACTTGGATAATTTCAATCGTATTCCTCTCCCGTCATTGAAATAAAAAGACATCTTTTATTTTGTTAAACAAATCCTCAACTACAGTAGCAACCAAAAATAATACGTAAATAAACCCAAATAAAGTGACCCACTGAGCGTACTCTTTTTTTCCTACTTGTTCTAAAATCGTATGGAGGAAGGCCACGATCAAACCGACGCCTGCTATTTTGAATATCATTTCCACTTCAATGCCCATTGTTCTCCTCCTTCTCTGCTATAAAAGTAGCAGCACGATAAATAATCCACCGATAATACTTAAATTTCGATACAGCTTTCCATATCGCTTATATTTTTCAGCCGCCTCTTGTTCTTGACGTTCTAAATGAGTAAGTGTGAGCAAGATTTGCTTTTGCTCTGTTAGTCGATCATGCCTGCCCACCGTATCCCCAAACTCCAATAAAATCGATCGCTCTTCCTCTTTTAATGCAGTCTGTGGCCATATGTCCTGTAAGCTTTTTCTCCAAGCAGATTGAGCATCCATTTCGGTTGTCGTCAGTAAATGAGCAAAAGAAGAAAAGAGGGATGCTATTGGTTGTGGGAGGCGATCAGATAATTTTCTCGCTGATTCATGTAAAGGCGTATGCCCATACACAATTTCTGCTTCTAAAGATTGCAAAGCAGATTTCAGCAACCGGATTTGTCGCGGTCGCTCGCTCAGCTTCCTTCCTTGTTCCACTCCTAACCAAAAAGAACCTAGTAGAATAAAAAGCGCTCCCATCCATTTCACTGCGCCTTCCCTACTCTCATCGCTAACTTCTTCCCGTTTTGATCGAGAACATGAAACGCCCGTTCCCCATTTTGAAACGAAAGTTCAATAAACCGTTCAAAAGCGCCACTTTGAATGATTTTTTCGATCATGGGTCTTCGAGCAGCCTCCTTTAAACTAGTTCCGTGGACAGTTGCCATTAAGGTAATGCCCGCATTCACCGCTTCCGCAACTGCCTGTCCATCTTCTTCCCTCCCGATTTCATCGGCAATCAGTACATCAGGACTCATCGAGCGAATCATCATCATCATTCCTTCTGCTTTCGGACAAGCATCAAGAACATCCGTACGAGTCCCAACATCAAGCTGGGGAACTCCTTTTACACAGCCAGCTATTTCTGAACGTTCATCCACAATCCCTACTTTTACTGGCAATAAGTTGATTGCTTGATCACCGCTAGCGGCGACTCGCGCTACATCTCGCAGTAGCGTTGTTTTCCCCGATTGCGGTGCACCAATGATCAAAGTGCTTTTCCAACGATCATTATAAAGAGCCGAAATAAACGGCTTAGCCACTCCGATTTTTTCACGAGCAATCCGCAAGTTAAAAGACGAGAGATGACGGATCGCTTTCACTTTGCCTTGTTCTAAGATGACTTTTCCTGCTAACCCGACCCGGTGACCACCTTCAATCGTTAAATAGCCGCATCGCAATTCTTCATCTATAGCATAAAAAGAATGCTGACTAAGCTTATTCATAAGTGCTTGTCCTTCCTCAGGTGTAATGATATGTGGCAAAAAGAACACTTGCTGAGCAATGATCTCTAACGGCTGATTCATTCGAATTCTAATCTCTTCCATCTCATCTTTGACTTGGGACGGCAGGCTTTGAATCACTTCCTTTAATGTCGGCGGCAAATAAGATAGAATCGTATCGATAACTATTTCCTCCTTCCCCTCCCTTTTTATTCAATGTATGTTTTTCCTCTCTAGTTATGCCGTTCACTCTAGGTAAAAACAAAAAAAGACCGGCGGCAGCCAGTCATTCGTTCGTGTGTATGAAATTTTGTTTTCGATTATTCTATTTCTTTTAACGCCCTTTCCGCTAAGGATTTAAAGGCAATATCGTCCATTGGCGGATTATGAAGGCCCGCACGCACATGTTGATAGTAGCGATGTAACGGATTTTGGGCACTTAAGCTTCTTGCCCCCACAATTCTCATCGCCAAGTCGACTACTTTGATCGCTTGATTTGTGACAAAGCTTTTGGCAGCCGCCATGTCCGCTTGTACATCTATGTCAGGATGCTGCTCATATTTTTCAGCCACTCCATATAAAAAATGCCTAGATGAAAGTAGATGAATTTCCATTTCGCCGATCTGTTGTTGAATATTAGGCAGTGTACCGATTGGTTTCCCAAGGCTTGTTGGTACGTACTCAGCCGCAAACTTCACTGCGTAGTCTCTTGCGGCACTAGCAATGCCCAAATAACAAGCGGGGATATGCAGCAACCAGCCTTTGCGGCGCTGTTTGCTTTCAGCAGTAACTTCCTCTACGACATATTCTACTGGTATTTCCACATGATCTAACACTAAATCATGACTTGCTGTTCCTCTTAAAGCCACACTATCCCATGTTTCACGAATGGATACTCCTTTTGTTTCGTGCGGAACAAGGAATACTGCGACTGTTCCATTCTCTCTCGTTGCGGTAACGAAAAAGTAATCTAAAACCGGAGAGGCGGAAGTAAATGTTTTTTCTCCAGTAATGATATAAGATTGACCATCTTCAGATAAAACAGCGGTGGTTGTCGGTTTTGCTCCACGAAGAGGGCTTCCTGCATTTCGCTCGCTGGCGGCGGTATTAATAAGCGCACCTTTTTGAATTTCAGGAACAACAATTGACACCACTTCTTCATTCCAGTGACGGTGTTCAGCAAATTCAAGCACTGTCCCCATATGCCATCCGATCGATAAAGCAGTCGATCCACAGCCTTTTGCAATTTGCTCTTGAAAGGATAGAAATTGTGTTAAACTCACACCTCCCCCCTTATATTCTTTTGGCAATGTTTGTGTCGTGTAGTCTACTTTTTTTAGTTCCGCTACATTTTGAAATGGAAATGAATTCAGCTGATCTAATTCTCTTTCCCTCTCTTGAAAATCATTTTTTAATTTCTTTAAAGAAGAAAGCACATCCTTTGGTGATTCTGTATAAGCTGTCATTTACAATCCTTCTTTCTATTATTCTGATTCGAATACTCGGTTTTATAATCAAAAATTTTTCTCCGCTTTAAAAATCAATAAATAAACTTCATCTTCTAGTATATTCCTTTTAATTATTTCATAAATTCAGGAAAATAACAAGGGATTATACAATAAAAAAGCTGTTCCTACATAGAGGAACAGCCTTCTTGACATTTATGCACGTGAAACGTAGCTGCCGTCATCTGTATTGACGATTAATACATCGTCTTCGTTCACAAAGAAAGGAACTTGAACAACTAAGCCTGTTTCTACAGTCGCTGGCTTCGTACCACCTGAAGCCGTGTCACCTTTGATTCCAGGCTCTGTTTCAGTTACTTTCAGCTCAACTGTATTCGGCAATTCTACACCAAGTGTTTCTGTTTGATACATCATGATGGAAACTTCCATATTCTCTTTCAAGAATTTTAATTCGTATTCGATTTGATCCGCTGGAAGCTCGATTTGCTCGTATGATTCATTATCCATGAATACATGTTGGTCACCATTTGCATATAAGTATTGCATTCTGCGATTATCGATTTGAGCTTTAGCTACTTTCTCACCCGCACGGAATGTCTTTTCTTGAATCGCTCCATTGCGAAGGTTACGAAGTTTAGAGCGGACAAATGCAGCCCCTTTTCCTGGCTTTACATGTTGGAATTCAACGACGCGCCAAATGCCGCCATCCACTTCAATTGTTAATCCTGTACGAAAATCATTTACTGAAATCATTTTGTAAATCCTCCATTATCATTAAAGAATGATTAAGTCTTTAGTAGAATGTGTGAGCGGTTCATTTCCATTTTCCGTGATAATCGTATCATCTTCAATGCGCACACCGCCTACTCCTGGCAAGTAAATTCCTGGTTCGACTGTAACAGCCATTCCCGGTGTTAATACCATTTCTGAACGGGAAGAAAGATTAGGTCCTTCATGAACTTCAAGGCCGATTCCATGACCGGTTGAATGACCGAAATATTGGCCATATCCAGCTTTAGTTATATGGTCACGCGTAATGGCATCCGCTGCTTTCCCCGTCATCCCTGCCTTGATTTCATTCATTCCTTTCAACTGTGCTTCTAACACAATATGATAAATTTCTTTCATCTGATCAGATGGTTCCCCCACTGCAATGGTACGAGTAATATCCGAAACATAGCCGTGATAATAAGCGCCATAATCAAGCGTAATCATATCGCCTTTTTCGATCACTTTGTCACTCGCTACCCCGTGAGGTAGAGCGGAACGTTCACCTGAAGCTACTATTGTATCAAAAGATGAAGATGTTGCGCCACACTTTCTCATAAAGAACTCGAGTTCATTGGAAACCTCAAGCTCTGTCTGCCCCGGTTGAATAAATTCAAGAATATGCTTGAATGCCGCATCAGCAATAGCGGCAGCTTCCTTTAATATCTTAATCTCTGATTCGCTCTTAATCAAGCGCAAGTTTTCAACTAATTGACTAACAGGAACGATCTCTGCTTTCACTAGCCCTTTAAGGATCTCGTAAGATTGAAAAGTCATATATGCTTTTTCAAAACCAAGGCGATTTATCCCTAATGCTTTCACTTGATTGGCGATTTCTTCATATATGATTCCTTCATGCTTCACAATGTCAAAACCCTCAGCCTGTTTTTGTGCTTGTTCTACATAACGGAAATCTGTAATAAACATAGCTTTATCCTCTGTGACTAGCGCTCCTCCAGAGGAACCTGTAAAGTTAGTTAAATAACGACGGTTATATGGACTCATCACGAGCAATCCATCAATCCCCTCTTTTTTCATGCTTGTACGAAGTTTATCTAATTGGATCATGATTCTTTCCCCCCATTCTATGTATCAACGCTTGTAAAGCTAGTTCATACCCCTTCAATCCTAGACCTGCGATTTGCCCAACAGCAACTGGGGCAATGACAGATTGATGACGAAATGACTCCCTTGCATGAATGTTACTAATATGCACTTCAATGACCGGAATAGAGATGGACGTCACAGCATCTCTAAGCGCGTAGCTATAATGCGTAAATGCTCCTGGGTTGAAAATAATTCCGACCATTTCTTCATCTGCAGCCAAGTGAAGGCGATCAATTAATTCTCCCTCATGGTTAGATTGAAAAGTAGAAAGCGTCACACCTGATTCCTTTGCTTTAGAAATCAGTTGACTTTCAAGTTCTTCCAGCGTTACCGCTCCATAAATGTCCGGCTCTCTTTTTCCAAGTCGATTTAGATTTGGACCGTTTAATAATAGAATATGCTTCATAATGTCTCCTGCCCCCGAATATAGTTACAAGAACATTCTAACATATTTATTTTGCCAATAACTACTTACTCAGTCTCTTCCCTCTGGACATTCATCTGTTTATGATGCTCATAGCCATAGGAAATGGAGTAACCAATAAATAAGCCATATAGAAGAAGGAGGCAAATAGTCGTTACTAATGTATCGTTATTCATTGTTCTCCACCAAGGAATCGCCGGATAGATCGAACGAAGAACAATGAAGAATACCACCCATAAACCGGCTCCATACGTCACACCAACCCACATCGACTTTTTTTTTCGGAATAAGGCATAATAAATCACGGCTAAGAGCAGAGAACAGAGAATATAAAATAAAATGCTCGTCGCCACGTTTAAATAGGTTTTTTTGAATTCAGTCACATACATATATTTCAATACGGCATTCGGGTTGAAACTAATAAAATGAAAATACGAAGCAAATTGAGCAAGCACTCCCCAAAATAATCCTCCATAAACCCCAATAATAATGACATTTCCCAGCGAAAAACGGACCTCTTTCGCCTGTTTCACGTCTTTTTCCATCATACACCTCCACATTCACAAATAATAAACTTTCAGAAAGCATTTTTATTGAATGATTCAGCTTTTATTTTTCCTGAATAACGGCTAAAATATGTATATCAAGTTTTATCTTTAATTTAATGAAAGAGGGTATTCCATGAGTGAACAAAAGCCAGTTTATGGCGGTCAGGCAGTCATAGAAGGCGTTATGTTCGGCGGAAAGCATCATACTGTCACCGCTGTCCGTAAAAAAGACCAATCGATCGCCTATTATCATTTACCAAGAAAAACAAATTCATCTTTTCGAATCTTCAAAAAAATCCCATTCGTTCGAGGGATCTTCGCCATTCTAGATGCGGCCGCAAACGGATCGAAACATTTAAATTTCGCTCAAGAGCAATATGATCTAGAAGCGGATGAAGTAGAAACTAAGAAAAATGCAGAACCATCTAAACTGGCTATGATTCTAGGAGTAGCCGCCATCGGAGTCCTCTCTTTTTTATTTGGGAAATTCATCTTCACTCTAGTCCCTGTCTTTTTAGCCGAATCTACTCGGTCTATCTTTTCAAGTGATATGGAGCAAATTTTAATAGAAGGTCTATTCAAGCTTATCCTTCTGTTAGTTTACATTTACTTAATCTCTTTAACCCCGATAATTAAAAGAGTGTTTCAGTATCACGGCGCTGAACATAAAGTCATTAATGCTTATGAGAACAATCAAGCACTAACAGTAGAAAATGTTCAAGCTGCTTCTCGTCTTCATTACCGTTGTGGATCAAGTTTTATTTTATTTACAGTAATTGTCGGCGTATTTGTGTATATATTAGTGCCTACTGAACCATTATATGTAAGGGTGCTAAATCGAATCGCACTGATTCCTGTTGTTCTCGGCATCTCTTTTGAAGTACTTCAGTTGACTAATAAACTGCGTGACGTTCCGGTATTACGTTTTCTCGGGTATCCTGGTTTGTGGCTTCAACTTTTAACAACGAAAGAACCGACAGATGATCAAGTGGAAGTAGCGATCGCCTCATTTGAAAAATTAATAAATTTTGAGGAAAACACACAAAAAGGATTAAACACTGAGGAAATTGTCTAATATGTAATTAACAGCTTGTTAGGAGGTGGCTTTATTGGCAACTCGTACAGTCATTACCTTTTCATTAATTGCACTCGCTGCTATTGGGCTCGTTTCCATGTTGTTTAATGCCCCTGGAGCTTTAGCTCGGCAGCTGGTTATCGCTGCAGTAACTGTAGCTGTTATTGTTTTAATCTATCGCCTCGTAATGAGAAAGCGATTAGGTGGCAATGGGGAAGATCGAGCGTTTGCAAAGGCCGCTAGACAATCCAAAAAGCGATTGAAAAGCCGCAAAAAAACAACTCACCCCTCCACTCCAGCTACAAAAAAGAAGCCTTTAAGAAGAAAGTCCTCTGCAAATTTGCGAGTTATTGAAGGAAAGAAAGGCAAAAAAAATAACCGGGCTTCTTCTTAAACCCGGCTATTAATAACTCCAACGCTTAAAAAACGCCTTGGCATGATCACGTCCTGTTTGAATAAGGGCGTATTTTTTTTCGTCTGTTAAGTTAAAATCCGTAATAGCTGTTTCCTGCACTGGAATAAAGAGAATACTGCTTTCATGCCTCCTTGAAATATAGCGGGCATCATGAGCATCTTTCATCGTATGAAACAAGGCCCCAAATAAATCGATCCCTGTTTTCACTTGTCGTGGGACTCCCGTTGTTTTTGTCATCAATTTCACGCCAAGGACAGGCCGCATCAGTTTTTTATCCGCCTCATCAAAGAGCCAAATGGGGAAGTTACTCAACACTCCTCCATCGACCGTTAACGCCCGACCATTTAATTTAACCGGTTGAAAAAAATAAGGGATTGTACAACTCATTCGAACAGCTCGTGCCACTGAAAATGTAAGAGGATCTTTATTATAAGAAGGCAAATCATCTGGCAGAATGAGCAGGCGACCATTGGTAATATCAGATGTAATCACGCGTAACGTTTCTGGTGGAAGATCTCCAAACGTTCGTATTCCTTTTTGTGCTAACCTCACTTCTAACCACTGTTCAAGCTTCTTCCCTTTATACAAACCGAGCTGAAAATAGAGTTTTACCCACTTCAAAAATGGAAAATCAAACATGACATCATCTAATAGTTGTTTTTCGTTTACCTCCATCACCATCTGTTTAAGCTCTTCACTGGAATAACCAGCCGCGATAAAAGCAGCAATAATCGCCCCCGCACTAGTGCCTGCTAAACGAACAAAAGTTAAAC
Proteins encoded in this region:
- the accC gene encoding acetyl-CoA carboxylase biotin carboxylase subunit, which produces MIKKLLIANRGEIAVRIIRACKELDVETVAVYSEADKEALHVQLADEAFCIGPTASKDSYLNFTNIISVAKLTNCDAIHPGYGFLAENADFAELCRECNIIFVGPSPEAITQMGTKDVARDTMEKAGVPIVPGSDGIIKSVEEGMSIAEGIGYPVIIKATAGGGGKGIRVARDEQELVKGINMTQQEAATAFGNPGVYLEKFIEDFRHVEIQVLADTHGNVIHLGERDCTIQRRMQKLLEETPSPALDAKVREEMGNAAVKAAQAVEYTGAGTVEFIYDYNHREFYFMEMNTRIQVEHPVTEMVTGVDLIKEQIRVASGKELALKQQDVEFNGWSIECRINAENPEKNFMPSPGRITAYMPPGGFGVRVDSAVYPGYMIPPFYDSMIAKLITFGSTREEAIARMKRALSEFVIEGVHTTIPFHLQLLDHEKFVEGEFNTKFLEMYEVMKS
- the accB gene encoding acetyl-CoA carboxylase biotin carboxyl carrier protein, whose product is MKVQEIRELIKLVDQSNIEEFVFESEGSKVKMKKNTGVTYSVVKDVQEEAPKVEAAPVQIEKTEVKPAVQEVPAPEAPKVVENAENLHKITSPMVGTFYQSPSPDADVYVKPGSKVSDETVVCIVEAMKLFNEIEAEVEGEIVEILVKDGQLVEYGQPLFLVKPL
- a CDS encoding SpoIIIAH-like family protein; its protein translation is MLLKKQTVWLLTMISLVVVLSVYYITSPDQLSPDVVSKKNQVGETNELTGQMPQETNGTASDQQVEVVTEAAGDEAFDLLRLEMEDERNKLKEDLTAKVASSDLSAEDKNNAYEEMEKLTELATKENVLETLIKSKGYKDALVRADGTNVRITVKAEKHSAAAANEIIRLVRDELGKQPVAVEFQTVK
- the spoIIIAG gene encoding stage III sporulation protein AG — its product is MSNRKNPLEWLQSLIPSKKSGEEKAANKAKWMVIVAILGMGMMLFSDLKERGDLPVINQDHQVRSEEASGQKNAPIQPSTSDYEQDYEKKLQSALEEMAGVSNVTVVVNIEASEQKVLEKNTAVKSQETKEIDKKGGERTIIDQTREEELVMMEEENKNAPVILEMKKPEIRGVLVVAEGVENIQVKKWVIESVTKVLHVPSHRVAVMPKKPKEEA
- the spoIIIAF gene encoding stage III sporulation protein AF; the protein is MAFIMDWLSKVLAFILLAAVVDMLLPTSQFQKYARVVMGLLLLLVMLNPMWSLFSVDIEQELYDWVAKQAKDEKLEQELTVKQDHLESTKQLYILKNTEQQLRTQVENELKNQFQKQIIDLNIEVHKWGEYTPADIAQVDVYMASIHAKESSTTIDEVVIDPPSKRNMDRKEDQLLVDFLSKKWNIPTEQLNIHMVEEGDSLE
- the spoIIIAE gene encoding stage III sporulation protein AE; this translates as MKQQLKSALLFLIFVVSASYSVQAEMEEEQIDLDGMAKEQLQHLGLEDLSAQWDHIVKTYGQYLPETKRESLPSLLENGQSISLDEWAKGFVSFTFHELTANGKLLGTLILLTVFSVFLQILQNAFEQGMVSKTAYGIVLMVLMIIALNSFRLTMDYAMEAVDGMIQFLLALVPILLALLATTGGTISATLFHPFLLFLMNISSILIQKVVLPLLFFATLISLVSLFSEHYQATKLADLLRRFSIGLLSVFMAIYLAVVSIQGTAAAVSDGLAIRAAKFLAGNFIPVVGRMFTEAADTVMSASLLLKNTIGLAGAGMLLLIIAFPALKIFVLIMIYKISAAILQPLGDKMVVDCLDIISKNMTYVLAALVIVSFMFFLSIVILVSASNLSMMIR
- the spoIIIAD gene encoding stage III sporulation protein AD, with product MQVAAIVLVAVFFVLLLEEQQPAFTFLLVLFVGSSLFLFLADQIAEIILMIKKLAARAEVELVYVETMLKIIGIAYIAEFAAQMTKDAGQEALAAKMELAGKVIILSMAVPILTLLIETILSMLPN